In one Babylonia areolata isolate BAREFJ2019XMU chromosome 14, ASM4173473v1, whole genome shotgun sequence genomic region, the following are encoded:
- the LOC143289940 gene encoding uncharacterized protein LOC143289940, whose amino-acid sequence MAISLSIVSAFVLVALVTFTPADSATCEILKNGALTMFSGDQHTVALPCRYQLADFTCGDYTIKVEAESSLDGTDQYSPESVSITLTQQTGNKPMDRLAQHWSSGTATSLGSSGQRHFP is encoded by the exons ATGGCCATCTCTTTGTCCATTGTCTCTGCCTTTGTGCTTGTCGCCTTGGTGACCTTCACCCCTGCTG ACAGTGCCACGTGTGAGATCCTGAAGAACGGCGCGCTGACCATGTTCAGTGGTGACCAACACACTGTGGCGCTGCCCTGCAGATACCAGCTGGCGGACTTCACCTGTGGCGACTACACCATCAAG GTGGAGGCTGAAAGCTCGTTGGATGGAACAGACCAGTACTCCCCAGAATCAGTGTCCATTACACTGACCCAACAAACTGGCAATAAGCCAATGGATCGGCTCGCACAACACTGGTCTTCTGGAACAG caacaAGCCTGGGCAGTTCAGGTCAACGACATTTCCCTTGA